The Daucus carota subsp. sativus chromosome 9, DH1 v3.0, whole genome shotgun sequence genome window below encodes:
- the LOC135146711 gene encoding serine/threonine-protein phosphatase 7 long form homolog, producing the protein MCDASRGVKIDFSGYATLLQVWIYERFPTIAPRHRSQTQLTYPLALRWVASVTRTQVPHSQSRITRYELDNIGVQQFLWRPYAALDDEFQPDQTLYLQWTAPTPLMYMAYVEWCYTDRVTRQFGFVQDIPTSSPRRNHHELHDVVNESIDWQGPMETYIRLWDTSLHRAMTSPPLMPGDGCAPAYMPWYLEVTRRYMVNPIFWTRADAFQGTQGATQSLEELLEVDSAIDPAAPDLNRAQSLLQGLIGRVRGHRGPPTRRGRRPVTPVEPEPGTYYTHVASTSSGTGGWSHHVGTSTSPDRDARGPSGAGEWPRWPDVPTET; encoded by the exons ATGTGTGATGCGAGCAGGGGAGTCAAAATCGACTTCAGTGGGTATGCCACATTACTTCAG GTGTGGATATACGAGCGGTTCCCTACGATAGCTCCACGACACAGGTCTCAAACCCAATTGACTTACCCACTTGCGCTTAG GTGGGTGGCTTCAGTTACCCGTACTCAGGTGCCGCACTCTCAGAGTCGTATCACCCGGTACGAGTTGGATAACATTGGTGTACAACAGTTTTTGTGGAGGCCGTATGCAGCTTTAGATGATGAGTTTCAGCCCGATCAGACATTGTACTTGCAGTGGACAGCTCCCACCCCTTTGATGTACATGGCATATGTCGAGTGGTGTTATACTGACAGGGTCACGAGGCAATTTGGGTTCGTTCAGGACATACCCACATCCTCCCCACGTAGGAATCATCATGAGTTGCACGACGTCGTCAACGAGTCCATTGACTGGCAGGGCCCTATGGAGACATACATTCGTTTGTGGGATACGTCCCTTCACCGAGCTATGACATCTCCTCCACTCATGCCTGGCGATGGTTGCGCTCCCGCATACATGCCTTGGTACCTCGAGGTTACACGTAGATACATGGTTAACCCAATATTCTGGACCAGAGCGGATGCTTTTCAGGGGACACAGGGCGCCACACAGTCATTG GAAGAGCTTCTAGAGGTGGACTCCGCCATTGACCCTGCTGCCCCCGATCTTAATCGGGCACAGAGTCTTCTACAGGGGTTGATTGGTCGTGTCAGGGGTCACCGAGGCCCTCCGACACGCAGAGGTCGGCGTCCTGTCACACCAGTTGAGCCGGAGCCTGGCACTTACTACACTCATGTGGCCAGTACTAGCTCAGGTACGGGAGGCTGGTCGCACCATGTTGGCACCTCTACTTCGCCAGATAGGGATGCACGGGGTCCTTCAGGGGCGGGGGAATGGCCCCGTTGGCCCGACGTGCCAACTGAGACTTGA